Proteins co-encoded in one Pelodiscus sinensis isolate JC-2024 chromosome 7, ASM4963464v1, whole genome shotgun sequence genomic window:
- the RBM45 gene encoding RNA-binding protein 45 isoform X1 → MTPRRRGCWPGAEGSGSGSCAMEEGGGSRLSAESLDEPPNSRVFLVLGRDAGEALIRERFARFGEIQDIWLVRDKRTHESRGIAFVKFARSSQACRAMEEMHGRSLTPDTKPIKVFIAQSRASGSHRDVEDEELTRIFVMIPKSYTEEDLRSKFKVYGDIEYCSIIKKKATGESKGLGYVRYLKPSQAALAIEECDRSYRAILAEPKNKPSESSEREFYSNSTSMRQEPMGHEPRGNVFPFEGQPEFRSFEKSQTRVRESVSKCLSVVSRLPFIQEQLFFLFDLIPGLEYCDVQQDPHTNHGHAIIQYTTAASAIYAKYKLHGFEYPPGNRLGVNFLEDGSDGSDHIRKMATQLVTSQMSSIVSHNNLAGQQYTSSPQTDAVLPSRKKKAPHETSVRERLFIVFYPHPLPVNVLEDVFCRFGHLIEVYLVTGKNVGYAKFADRTSASDAITALHGKTVNGVRLKVMLADSPAEESNKRQRTY, encoded by the exons ATGACACCCAGGCGCCGCGGCTGCTGGCCTGGCGCTGAGGGCTCGGGCTCTGGCAGTTGCGCCATGGAGGAGGGTGGCGGGTCCCGCCTGTCAGCCGAGAGCCTGGATGAGCCCCCCAACAGCCGCGTGTTCCTGGTGCTGGGGAGGGACGCGGGGGAGGCGCTGATCCGGGAGCGCTTCGCCCGGTTCGGGGAGATCCAGGACATCTGGCTGGTGCGGGACAAGCGCACACACGAGTCCCGCGGCATCGCCTTCGTCAAGTTCGCCCGCAGCTCGCAGGCCTGCCGGGCCATGGAGGAGATGCACGGCCGGAGCCTGACGCCCGACACCAAGCCCATCAAG GTGTTCATTGCCCAGTCCAGAGCTTCTGGAAGTCACCGAGATGTTGAAGATGAAGAGCTTACACGAATCTTTGTTATGATACCGAAATCCTATACAGAGGAAGATCTGAGGAGTAAATTTAAG GTGTACGGAGACATTGAATATTGTAGCATTATTAAGAAGAAGGCTACAGGAGAAAGTAAAGGTTTGGGCTATGTGAGATATTTAAAACcatcccaagctgccctggcaataGAAGAGTGTGATCGAA GTTACAGGGCCATTTTGGCTGAACCTAAAAACAAGCCATCTGAATCCTCTGAACGTGAATTTTACAGTAACAGCACTAGTATGAGACAGGAACCAATGGGGCATGAACCCAGAGGGAATGTGTTTCCCTTTG AAGGCCAGCCAGAATTTCGTAGTTTTGAAAAGAGTCAGACGAGAGTTCGAGAATCCGTTTCCAAATGCCTGTCAGTGGTATCACGGCTTCCCTTCATACAAGAGCAGCTGTTCTTCCTCTTTGATCTAATCCCAGGACTGGAATATTGTGATGTTCAGCAAGATCCTCATACTAATCATG GGCATGCTATAATTCAGTATACTACTGCAGCATCGGCTATATATGCCAAATACAAGCTACATGGGTTTGAATATCCTCCTGGAAATCGACTAGGTGTAAATTTCCTTGAAGATGGAAGCGATGGATCAGA CCACATCAGAAAAATGGCAACACAACTGGTGACTTCACAGATGTCATCAATAGTGTCACATAATAATCTAGCTGGTCAGCAATATACATCATCT CCCCAAACAGATGCTGTACTTCCATCACGCAAAAAAAAGGCTCCACACGAGACTTCTGTGAGAGAAAGGCTTTTCATAGTGTTTTATCCTCATCCCTTACCTGTAAATGTGTTGGAGGATGTATTCTG tcggTTTGGACATCTTATAGAAGTTTACCTGGTAACAGGAAAAAACGTGGGATATGCGAAGTTTGCAGACAGAACAAGTGCCAGTGATGCCATAACTGCATTACATGGCAAGACGGTGAATGGTGTCAGGCTTAAAGTAATGTTGGCAGATTCACCTGCAGAAGAATCTAACAAACGTCAAAGAACTTATTGA
- the RBM45 gene encoding RNA-binding protein 45 isoform X2 has product MTPRRRGCWPGAEGSGSGSCAMEEGGGSRLSAESLDEPPNSRVFLVLGRDAGEALIRERFARFGEIQDIWLVRDKRTHESRGIAFVKFARSSQACRAMEEMHGRSLTPDTKPIKVFIAQSRASGSHRDVEDEELTRIFVMIPKSYTEEDLRSKFKVYGDIEYCSIIKKKATGESKGLGYVRYLKPSQAALAIEECDRSYRAILAEPKNKPSESSEREFYSNSTSMRQEPMGHEPRGNVFPFGQPEFRSFEKSQTRVRESVSKCLSVVSRLPFIQEQLFFLFDLIPGLEYCDVQQDPHTNHGHAIIQYTTAASAIYAKYKLHGFEYPPGNRLGVNFLEDGSDGSDHIRKMATQLVTSQMSSIVSHNNLAGQQYTSSPQTDAVLPSRKKKAPHETSVRERLFIVFYPHPLPVNVLEDVFCRFGHLIEVYLVTGKNVGYAKFADRTSASDAITALHGKTVNGVRLKVMLADSPAEESNKRQRTY; this is encoded by the exons ATGACACCCAGGCGCCGCGGCTGCTGGCCTGGCGCTGAGGGCTCGGGCTCTGGCAGTTGCGCCATGGAGGAGGGTGGCGGGTCCCGCCTGTCAGCCGAGAGCCTGGATGAGCCCCCCAACAGCCGCGTGTTCCTGGTGCTGGGGAGGGACGCGGGGGAGGCGCTGATCCGGGAGCGCTTCGCCCGGTTCGGGGAGATCCAGGACATCTGGCTGGTGCGGGACAAGCGCACACACGAGTCCCGCGGCATCGCCTTCGTCAAGTTCGCCCGCAGCTCGCAGGCCTGCCGGGCCATGGAGGAGATGCACGGCCGGAGCCTGACGCCCGACACCAAGCCCATCAAG GTGTTCATTGCCCAGTCCAGAGCTTCTGGAAGTCACCGAGATGTTGAAGATGAAGAGCTTACACGAATCTTTGTTATGATACCGAAATCCTATACAGAGGAAGATCTGAGGAGTAAATTTAAG GTGTACGGAGACATTGAATATTGTAGCATTATTAAGAAGAAGGCTACAGGAGAAAGTAAAGGTTTGGGCTATGTGAGATATTTAAAACcatcccaagctgccctggcaataGAAGAGTGTGATCGAA GTTACAGGGCCATTTTGGCTGAACCTAAAAACAAGCCATCTGAATCCTCTGAACGTGAATTTTACAGTAACAGCACTAGTATGAGACAGGAACCAATGGGGCATGAACCCAGAGGGAATGTGTTTCCCTTTG GCCAGCCAGAATTTCGTAGTTTTGAAAAGAGTCAGACGAGAGTTCGAGAATCCGTTTCCAAATGCCTGTCAGTGGTATCACGGCTTCCCTTCATACAAGAGCAGCTGTTCTTCCTCTTTGATCTAATCCCAGGACTGGAATATTGTGATGTTCAGCAAGATCCTCATACTAATCATG GGCATGCTATAATTCAGTATACTACTGCAGCATCGGCTATATATGCCAAATACAAGCTACATGGGTTTGAATATCCTCCTGGAAATCGACTAGGTGTAAATTTCCTTGAAGATGGAAGCGATGGATCAGA CCACATCAGAAAAATGGCAACACAACTGGTGACTTCACAGATGTCATCAATAGTGTCACATAATAATCTAGCTGGTCAGCAATATACATCATCT CCCCAAACAGATGCTGTACTTCCATCACGCAAAAAAAAGGCTCCACACGAGACTTCTGTGAGAGAAAGGCTTTTCATAGTGTTTTATCCTCATCCCTTACCTGTAAATGTGTTGGAGGATGTATTCTG tcggTTTGGACATCTTATAGAAGTTTACCTGGTAACAGGAAAAAACGTGGGATATGCGAAGTTTGCAGACAGAACAAGTGCCAGTGATGCCATAACTGCATTACATGGCAAGACGGTGAATGGTGTCAGGCTTAAAGTAATGTTGGCAGATTCACCTGCAGAAGAATCTAACAAACGTCAAAGAACTTATTGA